A single Botrytis cinerea B05.10 chromosome 1, complete sequence DNA region contains:
- the Bcstt4 gene encoding Bcstt4 → MSSLPRSIRRNALAKIAELSATSSNGNFEGSDIERLCRVSPGNNKLYGRVNGINNDSPGSLAGSPMNIREFEVLLALCKAAPLIDNTYSAEKLTSQLSPYVLEAHTQLFVQSPLFRAIEPSPVEALSYNLTTALLSIGTKHRHLQKLISEKLSIYLDNCVHASEIATENRGVSSEYATEIEEAIHVATVTISLLGFLDAVASLVNFWSAKERLDLCERVKAILSEGFLVAVETAFSTIRNTHLQSSHVKEWKRYVRHYAAIGRPLGAMLLQRSFMWLLVAGSSLLLVDVENLKDKDVLSVLMSHFEDLRPNTPRNEQVDPETVNTLANIASNEISLLEDGADYLRLGSAWQQRLAFSVKASALTTYMNCAMLSVTDDEVEPETLMSWLEDTLADPVQMADDTLANVVLRSMALVSKLSPQLAPEVSRLLPRFIVQGNPQGNTNTIASACLAYVLNHLSQDAIITTLYTLGNVLNSGASHPEKHNSVPNGDLALDGAAQSNLYGKNSNGSSISLEIFTEEDTSTVYGNVVQAICAIAQDCQDPKIIALAQSMLLQKIDKINQLIDARIITAAAELSLCGGPLEFRSLLKLYGKITHLGVMKNNEIILHAIMKGRNLLSSRLQRDTPLYNIYLENLLEDIISKGDVHQGQNTREGDVEAAAKEIAQLLQPLAIFFSTNNMASNNDLSEEMSSLVRDAWFNIVVHGFTTNTERGQLHLKELRILAIHSKPLVAEQRGEQVESDIELNTVLRRGISQDHETTQKKRLTALLPSRAREIGALSYRKVIFLQAAYLVETLRADAGDCSKALTYFLEPSMRRGEMSSTMEAVTAAVMETYLRKSLTGLNPTFSAPHVAKQLASIFTGCCYRIERVQQAAMNCADRIIRDVPSALCQKSSLFALLEILSLLWVSCLEAETDEYGLRSSFTSSKGHITIEMSDDYGLRRRTLDALYKKAKGWVTAVINIAPANVKGLLQTYLSEYDDEGAYGHISLGRSFASEMGTVIPSMDQRLEAIDRHGECNINTASDFIAQYTTRQEYRYAEALPDHNAEWLRSMHLDERRPSITSKTDKDCDDAVSVLSKLEAQIHKKKHIAITEIRDVLRRAAALLCRSDKDECAIIRYLVSIPFAIFTKQSIKLGGSLWFGVINENPSMEPRILMEIAQQWELTSHRKIGIFNGMFIHQDPFYIKEEFAPSDRTVLAKKQQAVNNMLAPHTRLLQLLSSHFNATRLGSPHTEKTFLRILDLTLDSLKHSTGHPLAREIRFQIVLFGLRVLRHTTTLDLPSKYRLKDKILSAALSWFTFAPRWSFGGNRLQLKAETRLLNDVVIAFRSVTMAGSKPTAMLQLMQAKEELLHVLIESEQIRLNVWLDPLRQGRDIQVPAPAKVPNDAALLPLVKTAWNENPSLAIQLVSRFPSARLHQDVRLLLLQFPDKAISEPEAVHILLGDTLPSDVAFQMKYLLYWAPVNPISAVTYFLPSYRNHPFIVQYAMRALESHSVDVTFFYVPQIVQTLRYDDLGYVERYIVETAKFSQLFAHQIIWNMKANAFKDEDSLIPDVVKPTLDKVTNRMIESFSGVDKAFYEREFTFFDEVTSISGKLKPYIKRPKPEKKQKIEEELRKIKVEIGVYLPSNPDGVVIGIDRQSGKPLQSHAKAPYMATFRIKKSIGADMEGTDDMLEETNKNGGTPVDNSIEIWQSAIFKVGDDCRQDVLALQMIAAFRGIFNSVGLDVYVFPYRVTATAPGCGVIDVLPNSISRDILGREAVNGLYDYFISKYGNEDSLRFQEARANFVKSMAAYSIISFLLQFKDRHNGNIMIDDAGHILHIDFGFCFDIAPGGVKFERAPFKLTTEMVAVMGGSTEHQAFKWFEELCVKAYLASRPYTDKLSQLVMLMMDSGLPCFKPESIQHFRDRFVLEKTEAEAALFMRSLVKRSYGSYSTGVYDQFQLLTNGIPY, encoded by the exons ATGTCTAG TCTCCCTAGAAGCATACGGCGAAATGCCCTGGCTAAAATAGCTGAACTCTCTGCGACGTCATcaaatggaaattttgagGGTTCAGATATTGAAAGGCTCTGTCGTGTTTCTCCTGGCAACAATAAGTTATATGGGCGCGTGAATGGAATCAACAATGATTCGCCGGGCTCGTTGGCGGGCTCTCCTATG AACATTAGGGAATTCGAAGTGCTTCTGGCTTTGTGCAAAGCAGCTCCTTTGATCGACAATACATACAGCGCGGAGAAGCTTACCAGTCAGCTGAGCCCATACGTTCTCGAGGCGCATACACAATTGTTTGTGCAATCGCCCCTTTTTCGCGCAATTGAACCATCACCCGTCGAGGCACTGAGCTATAACCTTACCACTGCCCTTCTCTCTATTGGTACCAAACACAGACATCTACAAAAGCTCATCTCGGAAAAGTTATCGATATACCTAGACAACTGTGTACATGCCAGCGAGATCGCTACAGAAAACCGAGGAGTTAGCTCGGAGTATGCTACAGAGATTGAGGAGGCAATCCATGTTGCAACTGTAACGATATCTCTTTTGGGATTTTTAGATGCAGTAGCTTCTTTGGTCAATTTCTGGAGCGCAAAAGAGAGACTGGACTTATGTGAGCGTGTCAAGGCTATATTGTCAGAAGGATTTTTGGTGGCAGTAGAGACCGCTTTCTCGACTATTCGTAACACCCATCTTCAGAGCAGTCATGTTAAGGAGTGGAAGAGATATGTACGCCATTATGCAGCCATTGGCCGCCCGTTGGGTGCTATGCTTCTACAACGGAGTTTTATGTGGCTCCTTGTTGCAGGGTCATCGCTCCTACTTGTTGATGTCGAGAACCTCAAAGATAAAGATGTTTTGAGCGTACTAATGTCacattttgaggatttgagaCCAAACACTCCTCGCAATGAGCAAGTTGATCCTGAGACAGTTAACACATTGGCAAACATTGCTTCGAATGAAATAAGTCTTCTCGAAGATGGCGCAGATTATCTCCGGTTGGGTTCTGCTTGGCAGCAAAGACTTGCATTCTCGGTCAAAGCAAGTGCTTTAACTACCTATATGAATTGCGCAATGTTGAGCGTAACTGACGATGAAGTTGAACCTGAGACATTGATGTCCTGGCTTGAAGATACTTTGGCGGATCCTGTGCAAATGGCCGATGATACATTGGCCAATGTTGTCCTTCGATCAATGGCCTTGGTCTCCAAACTCAGTCCTCAATTAGCTCCAGAAGTCAGCCGACTTCTCCCACGATTCATCGTCCAGGGTAATCCGCAAGGGAATACAAATACGATCGCCTCTGCCTGTCTCGCATATGTTCTGAATCATCTATCCCAGGATGCCATCATAACTACCCTCTATACGTTAGGGAATGTTCTCAACTCTGGCGCAAGTCATCCGGAAAAACATAATTCTGTACCCAACGGAGATTTGGCTTTGGATGGAGCTGCACAGTCAAACCTCTATGGAAAGAACTCTAATGGAAGTTCTATATCCTTGGAGATTTTCACAGAAGAGGATACATCTACTGTATACGGCAACGTCGTACAAGCTATATGTGCTATTGCTCAGGATTGCCAGGACCCTAAAATTATTGCTTTAGCTCAATCTATGCTTTTGCAAAAGATCGACAAAATCAACCAATTAATCGATGCTCGTATTATTACGGCAGCAGCAGAATTATCATTATGTGGAGGGCCTCTAGAATTCCGATCGTTGCTCAAGCTTTATGGCAAAATCACTCATCTGGGTGTCATGAAAAACAATGAAATTATACTTCATGCT ATAATGAAAGGCCGAAACCTCTTATCTTCTCGTTTGCAAAGAGACACTCCTTTGTATAACATATATCTTGAGAACTTACTAGAGGATATCATTAGCAAAGGCGATGTCCACCAAGGTCAGAATACACGTGAAGGCGACGTAGAAGCTGCAGCCAAAGAGATTGCGCAACTATTGCAGCCCTTGgcaatctttttttctacTAATAATATGGCTTCCAATAACGATCTCAGCGAGGAGATGTCATCTTTAGTACGGGATGCTTGGTTCAACATTGTTGTCCATGGCTTTACTACCAATACCGAGCGCGGTCAGCTGCACCTGAAAGAATTACGTATCTTGGCGATCCATTCGAAACCCCTTGTTGCCGAGCAGCGAGGTGAGCAGGTGGAGagtgatattgaattaaatacAGTATTACGTCGAGGAATCAGTCAAGACCACGAAACTACACAGAAAAAACGACTCACAGCTCTTCTTCCTAGCAGAGCTAGAGAAATCGGTGCCCTTAGTTATCGTAAAGTCATCTTTCTTCAGGCTGCCTATTTAGTTGAAACGCTACGGGCTGATGCAGGCGATTGCAGCAAAGCGCTGACCTATTTCCTTGAGCCTAGCATGCGTAGAGGTGAAATGAGCAGCACAATGGAAGCTGTCACAGCTGCTGTTATGGAAACTTATTTACGCAAATCTCTGACAGGCCTGAACCCAACCTTTTCAGCACCGCATGTTGCTAAACAACTGGCCTCAATATTTACTGGTTGTTGCTATCGAATTGAAAGAGTCCAGCAAGCTGCCATGAACTGCGCAGACAGGATAATTCGAGATGTGCCATCTGCTCTGTGTCAAAAATCCTCTTTGTTTGCActtcttgaaattttgtCACTCCTGTGGGTAAGTTGTTTAGAAGCTGAAACCGATGAGTATGGGTTGAGATCTTCCTTTACTTCTTCAAAAGGACATATAACCATCGAAATGTCTGATGATTATGGCCTCCGTCGTCGCACCCTTGATGCTTTATACAAGAAGGCTAAAGGCTGGGTAACAGCAGTGATCAATATTGCTCCTGCGAATGTGAAAGGTTTACTACAGACATACCTCTCggaatatgatgatgaaggagcTTATGGTCATATCTCCCTCGGACGGTCATTTGCTTCCGAGATGGGAACGGTCATTCCAAGTATGGACCAGAGGCTTGAGGCAATCGATCGCCACGGGGAGTGTAATATCAACACGGCCTCTGATTTCATTGCTCAATATACTACAAGGCAAGAGTATCGATATGCAGAAGCTCTTCCTGACCACAATGCTGAATGGCTACGCTCCATGCATCTAGACGAACGTAGACCTTCGATCACATCGAAGACTGACAAGGATTGTGACGATGCAGTATCAGTTCTGTCCAAACTTGAAGCGCAAATCCACAAAAAGAAGCACATAGCAATTACCGAGATCCGTGATGTGCTAAGAAGAGCTGCTGCTTTACTTTGCCGAAGTGACAAAGATGAATGTGCTATCATCCGCTATCTCGTTTCCATACCCTTCGCTATTTTTACCAAGCAGTCAATTAAGCTTGGGGGTTCTTTGTGGTTTGGCGTTATCAACGAAAATCCCAGCATGGAACCTAGAATTTTGATGGAAATCGCACAACAATGGGAATTGACCTCACATCGCaaaattggaattttcaatGGCATGTTCAT CCATCAAGATCCTTTCTATATAAAGGAAGAGTTCGCACCCAGCGATAGGACAGTACTGGCCAAAAAGCAACAGGCTGTCAATAATATGCTCGCCCCCCATACGCGACTTTTACAGCTCCTCAGTAGTCATTTCAATGCAACTCGTCTTGGCAGTCCTCATACCGAGAAGACATTTTTGAGAATTCTGGACTTGACACTGGATAGCTTGAAACACTCCACTGGGCACCCGCTTGCTCGAGAGATTAGATTTCAGATCGTCCTATTCGGCTTAAGAGTCCTGAGACATACCACTACTCTCGATTTACCCTCGAAATATAGATTGAAGGACAAGATCCTCTCTGCTGCCCTCAGTTGGTTCACATTTGCACCTCGCTGGTCATTTGGTGGCAACCGTCTGCAATTGAAAGCGGAAACTCGCTTGTTGAACGATGTCGTTATTGCCTTTAGAAGCGTGACTATGGCAGGCTCCAAGCCCACAGCTATGCTCCAATTGATGCAAGCAAAGGAAGAGCTTCTCCATGTATTAATAGAGAGTGAACAGATAAGATTGAATGTTTGGCTTGATCCTTTACGTCAAGGTCGTGATATCCAGGTTCCAGCTCCTGCTAAAGTTCCTAACGATGCAGCGCTACTTCCTCTTGTAAAAACTGCCTGGAACGAAAACCCGTCTTTGGCGATTCAACTTGTTTCTAGATTTCCCTCGGCAAGGCTACACCAGGACGTTCGCTTGCTTTTGCTTCAATTTCCCGACAAGGCAATATCGGAGCCTGAAGCAGTCCATATATTACTTGGCGATACTTTGCCATCTGATGTTGCATTTCAAATGAAG TACCTTTTATATTGGGCTCCTGTCAACCCAATATCTGCTGTTACATATTTCTTACCATCATACCGAAACCATCCCTTCATCGTTCAGTATGCTATGCGGGCATTGGAGAGTCATTCCGTTGATGTCACATTCTTTTACGTGCCACAGATAGTCCAAACCTTGCGCTATGATGACCTTGGATATGTTGAGCGATATATTGTCGAAACTGCAAAGTTCTCGCAACTTTTTGCGCATCAAATTATCTGGAACATGAAAGCCAATGCTttcaaagatgaagattcacTAATT CCTGATGTTGTTAAACCTACACTCGACAAGGTTACGAATCGCATGATAGAATCCTTCTCAGGTGTTGACAAAGCCTTCTATGAGCGCGAATTCACATTCTTCGACGAAGTTACTAGCATTTCAGGCAAGCTGAAGCCATACATCAAACGACCTAAGCcagagaagaagcagaagattgaagaagagttgCGCAAGATCAAGGTGGAGATTGGAGTATATCTCCCCAGTAACCCTGATGGTGTGGTAATTGGCATCGATCGACAATCCGGAAAACCTCTGCAAAGTCATGCCAAAGCACCATACATGGCAACGTTCCGCATCAAGAAAAGTATAGGTGCAGACATGGAAGGGACAGATGATATGCTCGAagaaacaaataaaaatgGGGGCACTCCAGTGGATAATTCGATTGAGATTTGGCAATCGGCAATTTTCAAAGTTGGTGATGATTGTCGTCAAGACGTTCTCGCTCTTCAAATGATCGCTGCGTTCCGTGGAATCTTCAATAGCGTCGGCCTCGATGTCTACGTCTTCCCATATCGTGTTACTGCGACAGCACCTGGTTGTGGTGTTATTGATGTTTTACCAAACTCAATCTCGCGTGATATTCTGGGAAGAGAAGCCGTGAATGGCCTATATGATTATTTCATATCGAAATACGGAAACGAGGACTCTCTTAGGTTCCAAGAAGCGCGCGCCAACTTTGTCAAAAGTATGGCCGCCTACTCGatcatctctttcttattgCAATTCAAGGATCGTCACAATGGTAACATTATGATTGACGATGCTGGTCATATTCTACACATTGATTTTGGATTCTGCTTTGACATCGCCCCTGGAGGTGTCAAATTTGAAAGAGCACCATTCAAGCTTACAACGGAGATGGTGGCTGTGATGGGAGGAAGCACTGAGCACCAGGCATTTAAATGGTTCGAGGAATTATGCGTAAAGGCTTACTTGGCCTCTCGTCCTTACACAGACAAGCTGTCGCAACTCGTTATGCTTATGATGGACTCTGGTCTTCCTTGCTTCAAGCCTGAATCTATTCAACACTTCAGGGATAGATTCGTGTTAGAAAAGACGGAGGCTGAGGCTGCGTTATTCATGAGAAGCTTGGTAAAGAGGAGTTATGGAAGTTATTCGACTGGAGTCTATGATCAGTTCCAGCTTC
- the Bcpre7 gene encoding Bcpre7, with amino-acid sequence MSMFSQNPLMNGPNYSFNQAPTKQGDGFTQHHGFYPYTDNGGSTLAISGSDFTIVAGDTRSTSGYNINTRYQPKVFKIGGTTAAQDDATLVLSVVGFAADGEALKERLDAIVKMYRYQHGKPMSVKACAQRLATILYSKRFFPYYVTAILGGLDEEGKGAVYSYDPVGSYEREQCRAAGAAASLIMPFLDNQVNFKNQYIPGSGEGHALAEREKIPLPRKEVEDLVKDAFDSAVERHIEVGDGLQMLIITKEGIEEIYKPLKRD; translated from the exons ATGTCCATGTTCAGTCAAAACCCATTGATGAATGGTCCAAATTACTCCTTCAATCAAGCTCCAACCAAGCAAGGTGATGGTTTCACACAGCATCATGGTTTCTACCC ATACACCGATAACGGTGGTTCTACTCTAGCAATCTCAGGCTCTGACTTCACCATCGTCGCCGGCGACACCCGTTCCACATCCGGATATAACATTAACACAAGATACCAACCAAAAGTCTTCAAGATCGGTGGCACAACCGCTGCTCAAGATGATGCTACTCTCGTTCTCTCCGTTGTAGGATTTGCTGCAGATGGAGAAGCACTCAAAGAACGCCTCGATGCAATCGTCAAGATGTACCGTTACCAACACGGCAAGCCTATGAGTGTTAAAGCATGCGCTCAGCGATTAGCAACTATTTTATACAGCAAGCGATTCTTCCCATATTACGTTACTGCAATTCTCGGAGGTTTGGAcgaggagggaaagggagcAGTTTACAGTTATGATCCCGTTGGAAGTTATGAGAGAGAACAGTGCAGAGCCGCAGGTGCTGCAGCCAGTCTGATCATGCCTTTCTTGGACAACCAGGTCaacttcaagaatcaatACATTCCAGGTAGTGGAGAAGGACATGCGTTGgcggaaagagaaaagattcCATTACCTAGAAAAGAAGTGGAGGATTTGGTTAAGGATGCATTTGACAGTGCGGTTGAGAGACATATTGAGGTCGGTGATGGTTTACAGATGTTGATCATTACGAAAGAGGGCATTGAGGAGATTTATAAGCCATTGAAGAGGGATTAA